Below is a window of Planctomycetes bacterium MalM25 DNA.
TTGTCAGCATACTAAGGGGTTCACGTGTCATGGCTGCCGGCAATAAGGTCCATGATTGCTGTCTCTTGGACCCCGTCGTCCTCGAGCTCGCCGATCACCTGTCGGTCACGGAGAACCGCGACTCGCTCGCACGTACGAACAACCTCTTCAAGCTCGGATGAGATGAAGAGGATCGCCATGCCTTCCTCACGAAGAGAAGCCACCAAGGACTCGATCTCCGCTTTCGCGCCGACGTCGATGCCGCGAGTCGGTTCGTCGAGGATGATCAGCTTGGGCTGCATCGCCAGCCAACGAGCCAGCAGAACTTTCTGTTGATTGCCCCCAGAGAGGTTTCCCACGGGGGTCTCAGGGCTTGGGGTCTTGATGCGGAGTTTGCTGATGTAGTGATTGGCGATCTCGGACTGCTTTCCACGGGGCAACGCCCTTGCGAGCCCTCGGTGAGCCTGCATGGCGAGCAGGATGTTCTCACGCACCGAGAGGTCAAGCAGAACACCTTCCCGCTTGCGGTCCTCTGGGCAGAAGGCGAGACCCGCGCGAATGGCGCGGGCGGGCGTGGGGCTGGTGAGCCGCTCACCGCTCACGTGGAGCTCGCCGTGGTTGGCGTGGTCGAGCCCGAACAGCAGCCGTGCGGCTTCGGTCCTCCCCGACCCGAGCAAGCCGGCGAAGCCGAGCACTTCCCCTTTGCCAATCCTTAAATCGTAAGGTTTAATCTGTCCGTCACGCCCAAGGTGCTTCGCTTCGAGGACCCATTCGTTGTCGCTCGATTCATCCTGCATGGCGGTGCGGCTGGGGGGGGCGATTGCCGATGCCTCGGGCTGTCTGCCGAGCATCTTGGCGATTAGCTCTCTTCGAGGTAGGTCTTGGGTCGATTGCGTTTCAACGTGCCGGCCATTCCTAAGCACTGTGATCCGGTCTGCGATCGCGTACACCTGGTCTAGGAAGTGGGTGACGAAGACCATCCCCAAGCCCTGGTTCTTGAGGCCGCGCATGACTCGCAGCAGTTCCTCGACTTCGTTTTCATCAAGGCTCGACGTCGGCTCGTCCAGAACGAGCACCTTCGCCTTCATGTCGAGGGCGCGCGCTATGGCGACCATCTGCTGAATGGCGGTTGAGTA
It encodes the following:
- the rbsA gene encoding Ribose import ATP-binding protein RbsA, translated to MPSLDGTGSLLRMEGVSKTFPGVKALDRVDFELRSGEVHALMGENGAGKSTLIKVLTGVHRADQGRILMEGDPISPHSPLDAQAAGISTVFQEVPLIPQLSVAENIMLGRQATRMGLLSWKSLYASAKKAIGRIDLRIDLHRELGSYSTAIQQMVAIARALDMKAKVLVLDEPTSSLDENEVEELLRVMRGLKNQGLGMVFVTHFLDQVYAIADRITVLRNGRHVETQSTQDLPRRELIAKMLGRQPEASAIAPPSRTAMQDESSDNEWVLEAKHLGRDGQIKPYDLRIGKGEVLGFAGLLGSGRTEAARLLFGLDHANHGELHVSGERLTSPTPARAIRAGLAFCPEDRKREGVLLDLSVRENILLAMQAHRGLARALPRGKQSEIANHYISKLRIKTPSPETPVGNLSGGNQQKVLLARWLAMQPKLIILDEPTRGIDVGAKAEIESLVASLREEGMAILFISSELEEVVRTCERVAVLRDRQVIGELEDDGVQETAIMDLIAGSHDT